A region of Toxorhynchites rutilus septentrionalis strain SRP chromosome 1, ASM2978413v1, whole genome shotgun sequence DNA encodes the following proteins:
- the LOC129762745 gene encoding poly(ADP-ribose) glycohydrolase: MESIDEAQTDDRLCRSLPMDVIYRGLDRFELRHFPEVRPSEDHTVLYNLPIDPRGAEPPAPRRSYSKWDANYVRLPCSHRSQYPVEQDDGSTALESRWELVQNALLQPIHTSRQLEAAILSYNTKYANSWKFKSLHKLFEEELEEDESAAFFEHTLPKMIQLALSLPELVPGAIPLLKQGCNKSISLTQQQVACLLANAFLCTFPRRNTQKKKSEYSLFPDINFNRLFQSTGQCVIEKIKCVCNYFRRVCARMPTGVLTFKRRYINPKQIVDWSKCNAIIARDVVPLHVTSEGTIEDQGKGLLQVDFANKYVGGGVLGHGCVQEEIRFVINPELLVSRLFTEALKPHEALVMMGSEQFSEYSGYASSFTFAGDFHDETPRDCSARRECYVVAIDALHFVQGSHQYREELMLRELNKAYVGFYHPLSSPAPGVATGNWGCGAFGGDANLKALLQLMVCCVLNRPIVYYTFGDRELRDRIAAMYTFLVDNKVKVSDIWRSLRDFRKHNLGASKLYAYIYQDFYDRQNNKMSCFHLRSPKRKDKSPEVMHDQMTVSSDQLDDEKLANLMRDLVDTDDEPQSVEKPCTSISLAANDSRNLEANHPPDEVVVTPSPKKCGRMSLIAELDRSYYSIGPGPAKKLCPSTSPCSMSLNGNEPPREEIRIQIEDDEELTPEELPRDECVVEGEIRAEESPEEFVDGTPPKEVRKKSYSGCSANRKISDYFAKTGK, translated from the exons ATGGAGTCTATTG ATGAAGCACAAACAGATGACCGCCTGTGTCGGAGCCTTCCGATGGATGTGATTTACCGCGGTCTCGACCGGTTTGAGCTGCGTCACTTCCCGGAAGTACGACCCTCGGAGGACCACACCGTTCTGTACAATCTCCCGATTGATCCCCGCGGAGCGGAGCCGCCAGCACCGCGTCGATCGTACAGCAAGTGGGACGCGAATTATGTCCGTCTACCCTGTTCCCATCGCAGCCAGTACCCGGTGGAGCAAGATGACGGAAGCACAGCGCTTGAAAGTCGCTGGGAGCTGGTACAGAATGCGCTACTTCAACCAATCCACACCAGCCGCCAGCTAGAGGCGGCCATTCTTTCGTACAACACAAAATATGCCAACAGTTGGAAATTTAAGTCGCTTCACAAGCTGTTCGAGGAGGAACTGGAAGAGGACGAAAGTGCAGCCTTTTTCGAGCATACCCTCCCGAAAATGATCCAGCTGGCTCTCTCGCTGCCGGAGTTAGTGCCAGGAGCTATTCCGCTACTGAAGCAGGGTTGCAACAAATCGATTTCGCTCACCCAGCAGCAGGTGGCTTGCTTGTTGGCCAATGCGTTTCTTTGTACGTTTCCTCGGCGGAATACACAGAAAAAGAAATCGGAGTACAGCCTCTTCCCCGATATCAACTTTAATCGGTTGTTTCAGAGTACCGGACAGTGCGTAATTGAGAAAATCAAGTGCGTGTGTAACTACTTTCGGAGGGTTTGCGCAAGGATGCCTACAg GGGTTCTCACATTTAAGCGGAGGTACATCAATCCGAAGCAGATTGTGGACTGGAGTAAATGTAATGCAATAATAGCGCGAGACGTAGTTCCGCTCCATGTAACTTCGGAGGGTACTATCGAAGACCAAGGCAAAGGATTGCTGcag GTCGATTTTGCTAATAAGTACGTAGGGGGAGGAGTTCTCGGGCATGGCTGCGTTCAGGAAGAGATCCGCTTCGTCATAAACCCCGAGCTGTTGGTCAGTAGATTGTTCACAGAAGCGCTCAAACCGCACGAAGCGTTGGTGATGATGGGTTCGGAGCAATTCAGTGAGTACAGCGGATATGCCTCAAGTTTTACCTTCGCAGGAGATTTTCACGATGAAACTCCGCGGGATTGTAGCGCACGGAGAGAGTGCTACGTTGTAGCTATCGATGCGTTACATTTCGTACAGGGCAGCCATCAGTACAGGGAGGAGTTGATGCTGCGGGAGCTGAATAAAGCTTACGTCGGATTCTATCATCCGCTTTCATCGCCGGCGCCCGGAGTAGCCACGGGAAATTGGGGCTGTGGAGCTTTCGGAGGGGACGCAAATTTGAAGGCGTTGCTGCAGCTGATGGTGTGCTGTGTACTAAACCGTCCGATTGTCTACTACACTTTTGGGGATCGTGAACTGAGGGATCGCATCGCTGCGATGTATACATTTCTGGTGGACAATAAAGTAAAAGTCT CCGACATTTGGCGCTCGCTAAGGGACTTTCGCAAGCACAATCTCGGGGCAAGCAAACTGTACGCATACATTTACCAAGATTTTTACGATCGGCAAAACAACAAAATGTCCTGCTTCCATTTGAGAAGCCCGAAGCGAAAGGACAAATCCCCGGAAGTGATGCACGATCAAATGACAGTCAGTTCGGATCAATTGGACGATGAAAAATTGGCCAACCTGATGAGGGACCTGGTCGACACTGACGACGAGCCACAGTCTGTGGAGAAGCCCTGCACATCCATTTCATTGGCGGCGAATGATAGCCGAAACTTGGAAGCGAATCACCCCCCAGATGAAGTGGTCGTTACACCATCGCCCAAGAAATGTGGTCGAATGTCATTGATTGCTGAGCTGGATCGGAGTTATTATTCGATCGGACCGGGTCCGGCGAAGAAGCTCTGCCCTTCGACGTCTCCCTGCTCGATGAGTTTGAATGGAAACGAGCCTCCACGAGAAGAAATAAGAATACAGATTGAGGACGACGAAGAGCTGACGCCAGAAGAGTTGCCCAGAGATGAATGTGTAGTGGAAGGTGAAATCAGGGCTGAGGAGAGTCCGGAGGAGTTTGTTGATGGAACACCCCCAAAGGAAGTGAGGAAAAAAAGTTACAGCGGATGTAGCGCGAATAGGAAAATTTCGGACTATTTCGCTAAAACCGGTAAGTAG